One Mangifera indica cultivar Alphonso chromosome 4, CATAS_Mindica_2.1, whole genome shotgun sequence genomic region harbors:
- the LOC123214132 gene encoding F-box protein SKIP23-like, whose amino-acid sequence MADWSGLPKDLLVLIAKRLDTSDDLSRFRSVCSTWRSSVAPKRRRFSGCVPMLPDDNTNISTDSCGLPLSKCTVFLVQSPQRATSWLIKIEEDTHNQKRLIYPLNRRRLDFRKVLDVRNLSICEIGHGYVLNYVHCHQSSKVALMHIGNSKSDSDGFVLLTVHVSGELAMFKSGHEKWTILQHMQSPFDDVIVYKGRFYAVDNTGTTVIVDCSGCSVNLVESPVFGGGKKYLVECKGDLLLVDMSRRIDAAIFGPYMDWLQPPVYKLDEERKEWTKMTDLKDDLLFLGEDCVFSVSANKLGVSRGNCILFVDNVYGSSEDEADDDAHRRVGVFDLETGRIELLGNYPELSKLFWPPPGWTFSSIVEHDRKCEANDGHHGRQQAVGKVAA is encoded by the exons ATGGCGGACTGGTCCGGACTCCCGAAAGACCTCCTAGTCCTAATCGCTAAACGCTTAGATACCTCCGATGATCTTTCTCGTTTCCGCTCCGTCTGCTCCACATGGCGGTCCTCCGTTGCACCGAAACGCCGCCGTTTCTCCGGCTGTGTTCCGATGCTCCCGGACGACAACACTAATATTTCCACCGATTCTTGTGGACTCCCCCTATCGAAATGCACCGTTTTTCTCGTCCAATCACCGCAAAGGGCGACCAGTTGGCTGATTAAAATCGAAGAAGACACGCATAATCAAAAGCGATTGATATATCCTCTGAATCGACGCCGTCTTGACTTCAGAAAGGTATTAGATGTTCGAAATCTTAGTATCTGTGAAATCGGGCATGGATATGTTCTTAATTACGTACATTGCCACCAAAGTTCGAAGGTTGCCTTGATGCATATTGGTAATAGTAAAAGCGATTCTGATGGTTTCGTGTTGCTTACTGTTCATGTTTCTGGTGAATTAGCCATGTTTAAAAGTGGGCATGAGAAATGGACAATATTACAACACATGCAGTCTCCATTCGATGATGTGATAGTGTATAAAGGGAGATTTTATGCGGTTGATAATACAGGAACGACTGTAATTGTTGATTGTTCAGGTTGTAGTGTGAATTTAGTTGAAAGTCCTGTGTTTGGTGGTGGTAAGAAGTATTTGGTTGAGTGCAAGGGTGATTTGTTGTTGGTTGATATGTCTCGTAGGATTGATGCTGCCATATTTGGTCCATATATGGATTGGTTGCAACCACCTGTTTATAAGTTGGATGAGGAGAGGAAGGAGTGGACTAAGATGACCGATTTGAAGGATGATTTGTTGTTTTTGGGTGAAGATTGTGTTTTTTCAGTGTCTGCCAATAAGCTTGGTGTGAGTAGAGGGAATTGCATACTTTTTGTTGATAATGTGTATGGTTCGAGTGAGGATGAGGCAGATGATGATGCTCATCGTCGGGTAGGTGTATTTGATCTAGAGACTGGTCGTATTGAGCTGTTAGGAAATTACCCTGAACTTTCCAAGCTGTTTTGGCCACCTCCTGGTTGGACTTTTTCAAGCATAGTGGAA CATGACAGAAAATGCGAGGCTAATGATGGACACCATGGCAGACAGCAAGCTGTAGGAAAGGTAGCAGCCTAA
- the LOC123214217 gene encoding F-box protein SKIP23-like, with protein sequence MADWSGLPKDLLVLIAKRLDTSVDLFRFRSVCSTWRSSVAPKRRRFPGRFPMLPDDNTNISTNSFGFHLSKRTVFLVKSPQTATSWLIKIEEDTLNRKRLIYPLKRHRFDFRKVLDIQNLSICEIGHEYVLNYINCPPSSNFMNELCNLYMEKVVLMHIGNRESDSDGFVLLTVHVSGKLAMFRSGHKKWTILQHMPSPFDDVIVYKGRFYAVDHTGSTVIVDCSCCSVNLVGSPVFGGDKKYLVECKGDLLLVDMHLSIDAATFDANMDWEQQLAYFVRERTVMFKVYKLDEERKEWTEMTNLKDDLLFLGEDCVFSVSANKLGVSRGNCILFVDNVYGLSEDEADDDVHLGVGVFDLETGCIKPLGNYPELSQLFWPAPGWITSRTLEVQNHAEEVAFI encoded by the exons ATGGCAGACTGGTCCGGACTCCCGAAAGACCTCCTAGTCCTAATCGCTAAACGCCTAGATACCTCCGTAGATCTTTTTCGTTTCCGCTCCGTCTGCTCCACATGGCGGTCCTCCGTTGCACCGAAACGCCGCCGTTTCCCCGGCCGTTTTCCGATGCTCCCAGACGACAACACCAATATTTCCACCAATTCCTTTGGATTCCACCTATCGAAACGCACCGTTTTTCTTGTCAAATCACCGCAAACGGCGACCAGTTGGCTGATTAAAATCGAAGAAGACACGCTTAATCGAAAACGATTGATATATCCTCTGAAGCGACACCGTTTTGACTTCAGAAAGGTACTAGATATTCAAAATCTTAGTATCTGTGAAATCGGGCATGAATATGTtcttaattacataaattgCCCCCCAAGTTCGAATTTTATGAACGAATTATGTAATTTGTACATGGAGAAGGTTGTCTTGATGCATATAGGTAATCGTGAAAGCGATTCTGATGGTTTCGTGTTGCTTACTGTTCATGTGTCTGGTAAATTAGCCATGTTTAGAAGTGGGCATAAGAAATGGACAATCTTACAACACATGCCCTCGCCATTCGATGATGTGATAGTGTATAAAGGGAGATTTTATGCGGTTGATCATACAGGAAGTACTGTAATTGTTGATTGTTCATGTTGTAGTGTGAATTTAGTTGGAAGTCCTGTGTTTGGTGGTGATAAGAAGTATTTGGTTGAGTGCAAGGGTGATTTGTTGTTGGTTGATATGCATCTTAGCATTGATGCTGCCACATTTGATGCAAATATGGATTGGGAGCAACAACTTGCTTATTTTGTGAGGGAGAGGACGGTGATGTTTAAGGTTTATAAGTTGGATGAGGAGAGGAAGGAGTGGACTGAGATGACCAATTTGAAGGATGATTTGTTGTTTTTGGGTGAAGATTGTGTTTTTTCAGTGTCTGCCAATAAGCTTGGTGTGAGTAGAGGGAATTGCATACTTTTTGTTGATAATGTGTACGGTTTGAGTGAGGATGAGGCAGATGATGATGTTCATCTTGGGGTAGGTGTATTTGATTTAGAGACTGGTTGTATTAAGCCGTTAGGAAATTACCCTGAACTTTCCCAGCTGTTTTGGCCCGCTCCTGGTTGGATTACTTCAAGGACATTGGAA GTGCAAAATCACGCCGAAGAAGTGGCTTTCATATAA
- the LOC123214216 gene encoding rop guanine nucleotide exchange factor 1-like isoform X1 codes for MGSVTSDDEASDQQSERCGSYSLSADVSESESCSTNSFSCRRFDAEGGSSSLTSSPRPVAGGFGFPIPVMVPVIGGKDVVVWDEKPEKPDTELSAEVEMMKERFAKLLLGEDMSGGGKGVCTALAISNAITNLSATVFGELWRLEPLAQQKKAMWKREMQWLLCVSDSIVELVPSIQQFPGGGTYEVMATRPRSDLYVNLPALKKLDAMLISMLDGFGETEFWYVDRGIIVGEGVECDGFSSLVSNGRPSVRQEEKWWLPCPKVPPKGLSDDSRKKLQQCRDCTNQILKAAMAINSSVLAEMEIPNSYLETLPKSGKACLGDIIYHYITADQFSPECLLDYLDLSSEHHTLAIVDRVEAAVHVWKQKDQRKHTSHMKARRSKWGGKVKGLVADTEKNNFLARRAETLLQSLRIRFPGLPQTALDMNKIQYNKDVGQSILESYSRVMESLAFNIMARIDDVLYVDDANKQCAAAESLSVFSRGGLSGVPIQKPMSPSPFSIQRTPYTSPFATPTFSSSTPVKGSPGRSTSLLRSGRTEATEQKLEKPCPVEFERVWSYTGNLSSRRVPGDAPERD; via the exons ATGGGAAGCGTGACGTCCGATGACGAGGCCTCTGATCAGCAGAGCGAAAGGTGCGGCAGCTACTCTCTCAGCGCTGACGTCAGCGAGTCCGAGAGTTGTAGTACCAATAGCTTCTCGTGTCGGAGATTCGATGCTGAAGGTGGTTCAAGCTCGCTTACTTCATCTCCCCGTCCGGTTGCCGGAGGTTTCGGCTTTCCTATTCCGGTTATGGTGCCGGTGATTGGCGGTAAGGATGTCGTTGTTTGGGACGAGAAGCCGGAAAAGCCTGATACAGAGTTGTCAG CAGAAGTTGAGATGATGAAAGAAAGATTTGCTAAGCTACTTCTCGGAGAAGATATGTCTGGTGGTGGTAAAGGTGTTTGTACTGCGCTTGCCATCTCAAATGCTATCACCAACCTCTCTG CGACTGTGTTTGGGGAGCTGTGGAGGTTAGAGCCTTTAGCTCAGCAGAAAAAGGCAATGTGGAAGAGAGAAATGCAGTGGCTATTATGTGTTAGTGATTCGATCGTGGAGCTTGTGCCTTCCATACAACAATTTCCAGGTGGGGGTACATATGAAGTAATGGCGACACGGCCTCGCTCAGATTTATATGTGAACTTGCCTGCACTTAAGAAGCTTGATGCTATGTTGATCAGTATGCTTGATGGGTTCGGTGAGACAGAGTTTTGGTATGTTGATAGAGGGATTATTGTGGGTGAAGGAGTTGAGTGTGATGGGTTTTCATCATTGGTTTCTAATGGGAGGCCGTCAGTTAGACAGGAAGAGAAGTGGTGGTTGCCTTGTCCAAAAGTGCCTCCAAAAGGGTTGTCCGAcgattcaagaaaaaaattgcaGCAATGTAGGGATTGCACGAATCAGATACTGAAGGCAGCCATGGCAATTAATAGTAGTGTGCTTGCAGAAATGGAGATACCAAATTCATACTTGGAGACCTTGCCTAAG AGTGGAAAAGCTTGTCTCGGCGACATCATCTACCATTACATAACTGCTGATCAGTTTTCGCCAGAATGCCTTCTTGATTACCTTGATTTGTCATCGGAACATCATACTCTTGCAATAGTTGACAGAGTCGAGGCAGCTGTCCATGTATGGAAGCAGAAAGATCAAAGAAAACACACAAGTCACATGAAAGCTAGGCGCTCAAAATGGGGTGGCAAGGTCAAGGGCCTAGTTGCTGAcactgaaaaaaataattttctggCACGGCGAGCTGAGACCCTCTTACAGAGCCTGAGGATTCGTTTCCCTGGCCTCCCACAGACTGCATTGGATATGAACAAGATTCAATACAACAAG GATGTAGGGCAGTCGATTCTCGAAAGTTACTCAAGGGTGATGGAGAGCTTGGCTTTCAACATTATGGCAAGAATCGATGATGTCCTTTATGTTGACGATGCTAACAAGCAATGTGCTGCTGCAGAATCACTCTCTGTGTTCAGCAGGGGAGGTCTGAGCGGTGTTCCCATCCAGAAGCCAATGTCTCCAAGCCCTTTCTCTATCCAACGCACCCCATATACTTCCCCATTTGCTACACCAACCTTCAGTTCTTCAACCCCTGTCAAGGGAAGCCCTGGAAGGTCTACATCTTTGCTAAGGAGTGGTCGAACGGAGGCAACAGAGCAGAAACTAGAAAAACCATGTCCAGTTGAGTTTGAGAGGGTTTGGTCTTATACTGGGAACCTAAGTTCAAGAAGAGTACCTGGTGATGCGCCAGAGCGGGATTGA
- the LOC123214218 gene encoding coiled-coil domain-containing protein 124-like yields the protein MPKKMGVNSKAEAARARKSATESERKEREAREKEDQYWREAERGKSRAVKRREEEAEKRAEAAARKAETKRLAELEEKELEKSMKKPDKKANRVSIPVPKVTEVELSRQREEEQAQMAKKAEEAKKKQARTAEEEEYERMILVANTNRDESVIEARTVEEAIEKMSVADNLPVDRHPERRLKALFKAFEEAELPRLKEEKPGLTHTQYKDLIWKLWKKSPDNPLNQVAE from the exons ATGCCGAAAAAGATGGGAGTGAACAGCAAAGCCGAGGCCGCGCGGGCTCGCAAGAGCGCCACGGAATCGGAGCGGAAGGAGCGAGAAGCAAGAGAAAAGGAAGATCAGTACTGGCGCGAAGCCGAGCGAGGAAAGTCTCGTGCCGTCAAAAGACGAGAGGAAGAGGCCGAAAAGCGAGCTGAAGCCGCGGCGCGGAAAGCTGAGACAAAACGTTTGGCTGAGCTTGAAGAGAAAGAGCTGGAGAAGTCGATGAAAAAGCCAGATAAGAAAGCGAATAGGGTTTCGATTCCAGTTCCCAAGGTGACGGAGGTAGAGTTGAGCCGACAGCGTGAGGAGGAGCAGGCGCAGATGGCCAAGAAGGCCGAGGAGGCGAAGAAGAAGCAGGCAAGGACGGCGGAGGAGGAGGAGTATGAACGGATGATTTTGGTGGCGAATACGAATAGGGATGAGTCTGTTATTGAGGCAAGGACTGTGGAGGAGGCCATTGAGAAGATGTCGGTGGCCGATAACTTGCCGGTGGACCGCCACCCAGAGCGGCGGCTAAAGGCGCTGTTTAAG GCTTTTGAAGAAGCTGAGCTCCCTAGGCTGAAGGAAGAGAAACCAGGTCTTACTCACACTCAATACAAGGACTTGATATGGAAACTATGGAAGAAATCTCCAGACAATCCTCTTAATCAG GTTGCAGAGTAA
- the LOC123214216 gene encoding rop guanine nucleotide exchange factor 1-like isoform X2: MGSVTSDDEASDQQSERCGSYSLSADVSESESCSTNSFSCRRFDAEGGSSSLTSSPRPVAGGFGFPIPVMVPVIGGKDVVVWDEKPEKPDTELSEVEMMKERFAKLLLGEDMSGGGKGVCTALAISNAITNLSATVFGELWRLEPLAQQKKAMWKREMQWLLCVSDSIVELVPSIQQFPGGGTYEVMATRPRSDLYVNLPALKKLDAMLISMLDGFGETEFWYVDRGIIVGEGVECDGFSSLVSNGRPSVRQEEKWWLPCPKVPPKGLSDDSRKKLQQCRDCTNQILKAAMAINSSVLAEMEIPNSYLETLPKSGKACLGDIIYHYITADQFSPECLLDYLDLSSEHHTLAIVDRVEAAVHVWKQKDQRKHTSHMKARRSKWGGKVKGLVADTEKNNFLARRAETLLQSLRIRFPGLPQTALDMNKIQYNKDVGQSILESYSRVMESLAFNIMARIDDVLYVDDANKQCAAAESLSVFSRGGLSGVPIQKPMSPSPFSIQRTPYTSPFATPTFSSSTPVKGSPGRSTSLLRSGRTEATEQKLEKPCPVEFERVWSYTGNLSSRRVPGDAPERD, encoded by the exons ATGGGAAGCGTGACGTCCGATGACGAGGCCTCTGATCAGCAGAGCGAAAGGTGCGGCAGCTACTCTCTCAGCGCTGACGTCAGCGAGTCCGAGAGTTGTAGTACCAATAGCTTCTCGTGTCGGAGATTCGATGCTGAAGGTGGTTCAAGCTCGCTTACTTCATCTCCCCGTCCGGTTGCCGGAGGTTTCGGCTTTCCTATTCCGGTTATGGTGCCGGTGATTGGCGGTAAGGATGTCGTTGTTTGGGACGAGAAGCCGGAAAAGCCTGATACAGAGTTGTCAG AAGTTGAGATGATGAAAGAAAGATTTGCTAAGCTACTTCTCGGAGAAGATATGTCTGGTGGTGGTAAAGGTGTTTGTACTGCGCTTGCCATCTCAAATGCTATCACCAACCTCTCTG CGACTGTGTTTGGGGAGCTGTGGAGGTTAGAGCCTTTAGCTCAGCAGAAAAAGGCAATGTGGAAGAGAGAAATGCAGTGGCTATTATGTGTTAGTGATTCGATCGTGGAGCTTGTGCCTTCCATACAACAATTTCCAGGTGGGGGTACATATGAAGTAATGGCGACACGGCCTCGCTCAGATTTATATGTGAACTTGCCTGCACTTAAGAAGCTTGATGCTATGTTGATCAGTATGCTTGATGGGTTCGGTGAGACAGAGTTTTGGTATGTTGATAGAGGGATTATTGTGGGTGAAGGAGTTGAGTGTGATGGGTTTTCATCATTGGTTTCTAATGGGAGGCCGTCAGTTAGACAGGAAGAGAAGTGGTGGTTGCCTTGTCCAAAAGTGCCTCCAAAAGGGTTGTCCGAcgattcaagaaaaaaattgcaGCAATGTAGGGATTGCACGAATCAGATACTGAAGGCAGCCATGGCAATTAATAGTAGTGTGCTTGCAGAAATGGAGATACCAAATTCATACTTGGAGACCTTGCCTAAG AGTGGAAAAGCTTGTCTCGGCGACATCATCTACCATTACATAACTGCTGATCAGTTTTCGCCAGAATGCCTTCTTGATTACCTTGATTTGTCATCGGAACATCATACTCTTGCAATAGTTGACAGAGTCGAGGCAGCTGTCCATGTATGGAAGCAGAAAGATCAAAGAAAACACACAAGTCACATGAAAGCTAGGCGCTCAAAATGGGGTGGCAAGGTCAAGGGCCTAGTTGCTGAcactgaaaaaaataattttctggCACGGCGAGCTGAGACCCTCTTACAGAGCCTGAGGATTCGTTTCCCTGGCCTCCCACAGACTGCATTGGATATGAACAAGATTCAATACAACAAG GATGTAGGGCAGTCGATTCTCGAAAGTTACTCAAGGGTGATGGAGAGCTTGGCTTTCAACATTATGGCAAGAATCGATGATGTCCTTTATGTTGACGATGCTAACAAGCAATGTGCTGCTGCAGAATCACTCTCTGTGTTCAGCAGGGGAGGTCTGAGCGGTGTTCCCATCCAGAAGCCAATGTCTCCAAGCCCTTTCTCTATCCAACGCACCCCATATACTTCCCCATTTGCTACACCAACCTTCAGTTCTTCAACCCCTGTCAAGGGAAGCCCTGGAAGGTCTACATCTTTGCTAAGGAGTGGTCGAACGGAGGCAACAGAGCAGAAACTAGAAAAACCATGTCCAGTTGAGTTTGAGAGGGTTTGGTCTTATACTGGGAACCTAAGTTCAAGAAGAGTACCTGGTGATGCGCCAGAGCGGGATTGA